A single Kwoniella bestiolae CBS 10118 chromosome 8, complete sequence DNA region contains:
- a CDS encoding asparagine-tRNA ligase — MAESAQPTITEQAQGVATKLANSVAETLYLGEQSKDDSAKSALPILYIDEKAGNDTTGTGAELSPFATPLAAYQSLNPPAESDANPSSVANLMVRKPDSVERNEWVEISTSGKKKLVKNISGWRKSQAKLAAEGDRLAKEKAEREEKERLRREEAKGVILVDDASKESKKTKIYAVPELVGQRVRINGWVHRFRPQKTNYFLVVRDGTAMLQCILTGDCIKTLDALDLTTESTVELVGTVEKVKEGQTAPGGVELLVDYWKIIGRAPGGADAFDGRLQQDTDASIRADLRHLELRGETATSVMRVRALLLRAFRDSFHKRRITEVTPPCMVQTSVEGGSTLFEFDYYGAPAYLTQSSQLYLETVLPSLGDVYCIQESFRAEKSLTRRHLSEYTHLEAELVFIQFKDLLDHLEDMICDVVDTLLADPVSSEIIKTLNPTFQPPSRPFLRMDYRDAIKYLNENGIKKEDGQDHVVGDDIAEAAERKMTDQINRPIMLIHFPKLLKAFYMQPLASAPDFTESVDVLMPNVGEVVGGSMRITDYDTLMAAYKREGIPSDPYYWFTDQRKYGTTEHGGYGLGVERFLAWLLNRWTVRECSLYPRWMGRATP; from the exons ATGGCCGAATCTGcccaacccaccatcaccgaACAAGCCCAAGGTGTAGCTACCAAGCTCGCCAACAGCGTAGCTGAGACTCTCTACTTGGGTGAACAGTCGAAAGATGACTCTGCCAAATCTG CCCTCCCAATTCTCTACATCGACGAGAAAGCGGGAAACGACACGACCGGTACTGGTGCCGAACTCTCACCATTCGCTACTCCCCTCGCAGCATACCAGTCCCTCAACCCACCAGCAGAGAGCGATGCCAACCCCTCAAGCGTGGCTAATCTGATGGTAAGAAAGCCAGACTCGGTAGAACGAAACGAATGGGTTGAAATTTCCACTTCTggcaagaagaagttggtgAAGAACATCAGTGGATGGAGGAAATCTCAAGCTAAGTTGGCTGCTGAGGGAGATAGGCTGGCTAAGGAGAAGgcagaaagggaagagaaggaaagattgaggagggaagaggcTAAGGGTGTGATTTTGGTCGATGATGCGTCGAAGGAGTCCAAGAAG ACCAAGATCTACGCTGTCCCTGAACTGGTTGGACAGAGAGTACGAATCAACGGATGGGTCCACAGATTCCGACCTCAAAAGACCAACTACTTCCTCGTGGTCAGAGACGGTACTGCCATGTTGCAATGTATTTTGACTGGAGATTGTATCAAGACTTTGGACGCTTTGGACCTCACCACAGAAAGCACAGTAGAATTGGTCGGTACGGTTGAGAAAGTAAAGGAAGGCCAGACTGCGCCCGGTGGTGTGGAGTTGTTAGTGGATTACTGGAAGATTATTGGTAGAGCGCCTGGAGGGGCGGACGCCTTCGATGGAAGGTTACAACAG GATACAGACGCCTCTATCCGAGCGGATCTTCGACACCTCGAACTCCGTGGGGAGACAGCCACTTCAGTCATGCGAGTCCGAGCCCTTCTCCTCCGAGCATTCCGAGATTCCTTCCACAAGCGAAGAATTACCGAAGTCACCCCACCTTGTATGGTACAAACTTCCGTCGAGGGAGGATCAACGTTATTCGAATTTGATTACTATGGTGCTCCCGCCTACCTTACCCAATCGAGTCAGCTGTACCTCGAAACTGTCCTCCCTTCTCTGGGAGACGTGTACTGCATTCAGGAGAGTTTCAGAGCCGAGAAGAGTTTGACGAGACGACATTTATCTGAATACACACACTTGGAAGCTGAGTTGGTGTTTATCCAATTCAAAGATCTCTTGGACCATCTCGAGGATATG ATCTGCGACGTGGTCGACACCCTCCTCGCCGACCCAGTCTCATCCGAAATAATTAAaaccctcaaccccaccttccaaccccccTCAAGACCATTCCTAAGGATGGACTACCGAGATGCGATCAAATACCTCAACGAGAACGGTATCAAGAAAGAGGACGGGCAAGATCACGTCGTAGGGGATGATATTGCCGAAGCGGCCGAACGAAAAATGACCGACCAGATTAACCGACCCATCATGCTTATTCACTTCCCCAAGTTGCTCAAGGCATTTTACATGCAGCCTTTGGCATCTGCTCCGGACTTTACAGAGTCGGTGGATGTGCTTATGCCGAACGTTGGGGAGGTCGTTGGTGGATCGATGAGGATTACGGATTACGATACCCTCATGGCTGCTTATAAGAGGGAAGGAATCCCTTCGGACCCGTACTACTGGTTTACTGATCAGAGGAAATATGGTACCACCGAACATGGAGGTTATGGACtgggtgttgag CGATTCCTCGCTTGGTTACTCAACAGATGGACCGTCCGAGAATGTTCGTTGTACCCCAGATGGATGGGTCGAGCCACTCCTTAG